Proteins encoded within one genomic window of Natator depressus isolate rNatDep1 chromosome 1, rNatDep2.hap1, whole genome shotgun sequence:
- the LOC141980637 gene encoding uncharacterized protein LOC141980637 encodes MPLLYLHYIDDIYIIWTHGKEVLEEFHHDFNNFHPTINLSLDQSTQEIHFLDTTMLISNGHINTTLYRKPTDRYSYLHASSFHPDHTTRSIVYSQALRYNRICSNPSDRDKHLQDLYQTFLQLQYPPAEVKKQFDRARRAPRSHLLQDRPNKENNRTPLAITFSPQLKPLQCIIKDLQPILKEDPPLSQILGDRPVLAYRQHPNLKQILTSNHTPHNRTTNPGTYPCNKARCQLCPHIYSGDTLIGPNHIIHTIRGSFTCTSTNVIYAIMCQQCPSAMYIGQTEQSLRKRINGHKSDVKNYNIHKPVGEHFNLSGHSISDLKVAILQPKDFKNRLQ; translated from the coding sequence atgcccctactctacttgcactacattgatgacatttacatcatctggacccatggaaaagaagtccttgaggaattccaccatgatttcaacaatttccatcccaccatcaacctcagcctggaccagtccacacaagagatccacttcctggacactacgatgctaataagcaatggtcacataaacaccaccctataccgtaaacctactgaccgctattcctacctacatgcctccagctttcatccagaccacaccacacgatccattgtctatagccaagctctacgatacaaccgtatttgctccaacccctcagacagagacaaacacctacaagatctctatcaaacattcttacaactacaatacccacctgctgaagtgaagaaacagtttgacagagccagaagagcacccagaagtcacctactacaggacaggcccaacaaagaaaataacagaacaccactagccatcaccttcagcccccaactaaaacctctccaatgcatcatcaaggatctacaacctatcctgaaggaagacccaccactctcacagatcttgggagacaggccagtccttgcttacagacagcaccccaacctgaagcaaatactcaccagcaaccacacaccacacaacagaaccactaacccaggaacctatccttgcaacaaagcccgttgccaactgtgcccacatatctattcaggggacaccctcatagggcctaatcacatcatccacactatcagaggctcgttcacctgcacatctaccaatgtgatatatgccatcatgtgccagcaatgcccctctgccatgtacattggtcaaactgaacagtctctccgtaaaagaataaatggacacaaatcagatgtcaagaattataacattcataaaccagtcggagaacacttcaatctctctggtcactcgatttctgacctaaaagtggctattcttcaaccaaaagacttcaaaaacagactccaatga